The sequence below is a genomic window from Bacteroidota bacterium.
AGCTGTTACATATTATAGAAACGGTATCGTTTACATCAGCCATAAGCCATGCGTTTAGTGGATTCGAAAAAAAGATTGAAGCCGAATCGAACGAAAAGTTGCAGGAACTTGCAGTGAAGTTACATCAGGATTCAGGGGTATCCATTTTAGTTGGAACCGAGATTGGTCGTATATATAAAAAGATAGCCAGTAGTGCCAAGCAATGGCATGCCGACATTATAGTTATGGGTACTCACGGAAGCAGTGGCCTCAAAAGAGCGTAACCGGCACCAACACCATTCGGGTTATTGCTGAGGCTGAGTGTCCGGTTATTTCGGTTCAGGCACATGCTAACAAAATGGGTTTTAATAACATTGTATTGCCCATAGATGATTCGGCACACTCACGCCACAAGGTGCCCATGTGTGTTGCCATGGCCAACATATATCAATCTAAAGTTCATATTCTCGCATTTAAACCTAAAAAAGATGTTGAAGATAGTCACCGCAAATTTGTTGTACGCATTGAACAAGTAGAAGATTTTCTGACTGAGCACAACCTCATTTCCGAAACCCATTACACCACTGAAGGAAATCAAGGTGACGATACTATAAATTTTGCCAAGAGCATTGA
It includes:
- a CDS encoding universal stress protein gives rise to the protein MACRHYSYGYSRKQWPQKSVTGTNTIRVIAEAECPVISVQAHANKMGFNNIVLPIDDSAHSRHKVPMCVAMANIYQSKVHILAFKPKKDVEDSHRKFVVRIEQVEDFLTEHNLISETHYTTEGNQGDDTINFAKSIEADLIVMMTEQEFSITGTSLGTFANTVINRSPIAVLSVQPQESNPDNISVGY
- a CDS encoding universal stress protein → MNKAQFEINRILIPYDFSETAALALEHGIFMAKFLRAEVKLLHIIETVSFTSAISHAFSGFEKKIEAESNEKLQELAVKLHQDSGVSILVGTEIGRIYKKIASSAKQWHADIIVMGTHGSSGLKRA